The genomic stretch TTCTTGTTTTAAATCAACTGATTCCGGCCCGACTAATCCGGCAATTAGATTTTGGTGTAAAGCAATCGGAGCAATTACTTTACCCAACTTATTTTTTAGGGGGTTTATGGTCAATTTTTCTGCAACTTGTCTGGCTACCACGTGGGCTTTCCTCTGATCCATCCCGGCATGTGCCAAATTTACCCCCATCGTAAATATATCCGCTACCTGTAACGGTGGATAGAAAAGAGTTGCCATATCGACATCATTTCCCTGTTTTTTACCCATAATCGAAATAGACCTCAAGTTACGTGAAAGCGTTACATGCTTCCCCACCTCCATAAAGGTTTCCCAATGTTTTAAATTATTCTCGTATAGTTCTTTGCCGCTGATAAACTCAACCTGCCCCTCGTCAACTCCATGGCATTTCAAGGAAGCAATCAACGCCTGTTTAAAATAATTCTCCGAGGCCCACCGAATATCATCCCATTTCCCACCGAGCTTATTATTTAAAAATGTGTGGAAATCAGCCAAAAATACTTTGCACTTGACACCGGCTTTCAAAAAGTCAGCAATTTTCCCCATCGACAAAAAACCGGTTCCCAAGTGGACCATGCCGGATATTTCAAATCCTATGTAATGCGTCAGAGGAGTATCTGTATCCATTAAACCTTTCAATTCATCAATCACCAGTACTTCCTGGCAGTTTCTTGTTATCAGTTCAATTTTTTCTTGTATATCCATGGCTTATTATAGTTTGAACTAAACTATTTGTCATTTTTTGATAAGTTCCCGCGCCCAAACTTTTCCAACTCAGCCCAAATATTAATTGACCCTCTGGGCAAACACCAACAGTCGCTTCCAGTCCGTCCCTATTGGCCAACAAGTCTGGAGAATCACTACTTCTTTTTCAGGGTCATTATATTTCAAATACTCAACTTCACCGGCAGATACTACTTTTTTATCATATACCATATAGATATAAGAATTACCCGAATATCTAATCAAAAATTGATCCTCGTTTGTTAATTCACCCAATAGGTAGAACACGGCATTTTTCCTAACCATATCAAAGCCTTGCTGCGTTGAGTGAGCGAATATATAAGTCATATTGCCTGCTCCCGAACCCGGTGGGCTAGTATCTTTTGCCTGAGCCACCACATTGTTTTCCAAAACCCTTAGATACTCTGTTTTATCAAAAGGAGAAACACTCGCAATTACCTGTGATTCAGCCATAATCTTTGGTATTGAAATCAGATATTCCGAATCAATATACGCCGTAACCCCCACCCCCGGAGTCGGTGAGACGCTATAGGGTGGTGTTTGGTCTACCACCTGCTGAAACCCACGTGAAGCAAGATAATATCTTCCGGAAGCATATAGTATAGGCCAGTATAAATACACCAAAATTCCTGACGCTATAAAAAACAAAAAGTTACCAAAATAAAAAACCATTTTCTTAGGTAATGGAGGATTGCTATAAATTACCCCCTTATTGGACCTAATCAGTACCCTTCGTTTTTTAGGAGTTACCTTAAAAAAATCAATCATTAGTCTATTCTATCGATAGTTACTCGATTTGACAAAAGCAGAATGCTCCTTTAATATATCATCCTATGCAGCTGAAAACCGCGCTAAGCATAAATAAAACCCGACTTTCTAGCCGGAGCATTGCTCTGTTATCATCTGCAAATTTTATTTGCCTCTCCTTTTAACTTAGGGTTTCGAAAATCCGCGAACCCCTAACGACATACACAGAGAGGTTTTTTTTGGCGTTTAATTAAAAAATATGACAAACAAAACACTACTAACCCAATCGGGTTTCAACCAGTTGAGTCAGGAGTTATTAAATCTAAAACAAAAAGAGGAACATCTTGTAACCCAAATCGAAGAGGTGGCCCAGCCTGATGAATCAGGTGAAGATGGTTTGGCCACTCAACTTAAAGAAGAGCTCGAACTTGTATCCGGAAAAATAGAAAATCTCGAAGAAGCTTTGGAAATGTCTCAAATCATAAACGGAAAAACTCCAAAAAATGGCGTCGTTCAAATTGGCTCAAAGGTAAAAATTAAAATTTCCGGTAAAAAAGAATTAGAATTTAATATTGTCAGCCATCTTGAAGCAGACCCAAATCAAAACAAAATATCCGACCAATCACCGCTTGGCCAAGCGTTAATTGGTTGCAAAATTCACGACGAGGTAGAAATTGAAGCCCCGATCGGCAAGCTAACATACAAAATCATCTCCATTAGTTAATCTCGTGTAAAATTAATTATGTCGGATGAAAAGCTAAACGATCTCCAGAAACAGCGCCTGGACAAATTCAAAAAATTACAGGACTCCGGAATCAATCCCTATCCGCAACCGAACCTCAAAACTAAACAAAGCTGTTCTGAGGTCTTAACAATGTTAGGCTCAAAAGTTACCGTTGCCGGTCGTCTCATGTCGCTTCGTGGCCACGGCCGTATCCTTTTCGCCGATTTACATGATCGCACCGGAAAAATTCAGCTTTTCTTTCAGGAAAAAATACTCGGCACCGAAAAGATTAAACAAACCGAGCTCCTTGACTTAGGTGACATTATTTGTGCCTCAGGGGAGGTTATAAAAACTCAGGCAGGAGAGCTTACCATAAACGTTGACTCATTTGAACTGTTGGCAAAAAATCTTCGCCCTCTTCCTGAAAAATGGCACGGCCTCAAAGACATCGAAGATCGTTACCGCCAACGGTACGTTGATCTGATTATGAATCCTGATATCCAAAAAGTTTTTGAAATCAGAACAAAAATACTCACTGAAATCAGGCACTTTTTAGACAACCGTGGATTTCAGGAAGTAGAAACCCCCGTCCTGCAGCCGGTTTATGGCGGCGCCTCCGCAAAACCATTTATCACCCACCACAATACTCTGGATATGGATATGTATCTTAGAATTTCTGACGAACTTTATCTAAAAAGACTGATCGTTGGTGGATTGGAAAAAGTCTATGAAGTCAGCCGCGATTTTAGAAACGAGGGAGTTTCCCGCTTTCACAATCCTGAATTTACCCAAATTGAGTTTTACTGGGCATATGTTGATTATGAGGTCTTAATGACATTCACAGAAGAATTAATCACCCATGTTATTAAATTAATCAAAGGCAACCTATCTTTTTCTTTCCAAGGACAAGACTTAGACTTTTCCCCTCCTTTCAAACGGCTTACTTTCAGAGACGCAATTTTTGATAAAACTCAGATAGACATTGACACTATTGACTCAATTGACCTGTTCAAAAAAATAATCAAAGACAAGAAATTAAAAGTCGATTTAAAAAATGTAATCGGAATTGGCGAGTGTTTTGACGTTTTGTACAAAGAACATGTCCGTCCGTATATCATTCAACCAACATACATTACCGACTATCCCGCCGCCATGATTGCCCTTGCCAAAAGAAAAGAAAACGATCCTGAAAAGATCGCTTCCTTTCAGCTTCTCGCCGCCGGTACCGAGCTTCTAAAGGCCTACAATGAGCTAAATGACCCCAAGGACCAATATAATCGTTGGCTAGAAGAAGAAGCCCTTACAGAAAAAGGCAGTGAAATTGCCATGCAGATGGACAAAGATTATATTCGCGCCCTGGAATACGGCATGCCCCCCACGGCTGGATGGGGAATGGGTATAGACCGCTTCTCTCAATTTTTAACCGATCAGCCTACCATCAAAGACGTCATCTTCTTCCCGTCTATGAAAAACGAAGATGGCTCTCTCTCTAAGATTAATAACAAAGTATCTCCTGAATCTCATCCTCAATATCTTATCGACAAAAAACTACTCGAAGCCTATCCCTCCATTAAAACCGGCATCGCCATTATTGAAGGAGTTAGTGTTCAAAAAAGCAACGTCGAGTTGGATAAATTAAAGGAGATCACAGCTAAGAAATACAAAAACTATTCTTTAGATGACATTGATAAAATTTCATCCATTCAAGCCTACAGAAAATTCTTCAGATCATTTGGAGTTGATCCGGCTTCTCGCCATCCATCGCCCGACGCTCTCCTTCGTCGCCTAATTTCAAAAAAAGGATTATATAATATCAACACCCTGGTTGATGCTTATAACGTCGCTAGTCTTGAAACTAACTTAGGCATGAGTGCTATGGACATGGCCCACCTTAATTTCCCCGTCACCCTTCGTTTCTCCCAGTCTGGTGAAAAGATTGTTCTCCTTGGAGGCGAAGAAACCAAAACCACTAAAACCGGAGAAGTTGTTTATGCCGATAATCAGGGTTTAATCACTCTGGACCTAAATTATCGTGACTGCGACAAAACTAAAATAACTTCACAAACCAAAAATGTTCTACTTTACGTTGACGGTTGCCCGGGGATTTCTAGCCAAGAAATTGCTAACGCTCTGGAACGGGAAATTGAACTAATTCAAAAATTTTGCGGAGGGATAGTTACATTTAAAGAAATTATCT from Candidatus Shapirobacteria bacterium encodes the following:
- the lysS gene encoding lysine--tRNA ligase yields the protein MSDEKLNDLQKQRLDKFKKLQDSGINPYPQPNLKTKQSCSEVLTMLGSKVTVAGRLMSLRGHGRILFADLHDRTGKIQLFFQEKILGTEKIKQTELLDLGDIICASGEVIKTQAGELTINVDSFELLAKNLRPLPEKWHGLKDIEDRYRQRYVDLIMNPDIQKVFEIRTKILTEIRHFLDNRGFQEVETPVLQPVYGGASAKPFITHHNTLDMDMYLRISDELYLKRLIVGGLEKVYEVSRDFRNEGVSRFHNPEFTQIEFYWAYVDYEVLMTFTEELITHVIKLIKGNLSFSFQGQDLDFSPPFKRLTFRDAIFDKTQIDIDTIDSIDLFKKIIKDKKLKVDLKNVIGIGECFDVLYKEHVRPYIIQPTYITDYPAAMIALAKRKENDPEKIASFQLLAAGTELLKAYNELNDPKDQYNRWLEEEALTEKGSEIAMQMDKDYIRALEYGMPPTAGWGMGIDRFSQFLTDQPTIKDVIFFPSMKNEDGSLSKINNKVSPESHPQYLIDKKLLEAYPSIKTGIAIIEGVSVQKSNVELDKLKEITAKKYKNYSLDDIDKISSIQAYRKFFRSFGVDPASRHPSPDALLRRLISKKGLYNINTLVDAYNVASLETNLGMSAMDMAHLNFPVTLRFSQSGEKIVLLGGEETKTTKTGEVVYADNQGLITLDLNYRDCDKTKITSQTKNVLLYVDGCPGISSQEIANALEREIELIQKFCGGIVTFKEII
- a CDS encoding tyrosine--tRNA ligase, encoding MDIQEKIELITRNCQEVLVIDELKGLMDTDTPLTHYIGFEISGMVHLGTGFLSMGKIADFLKAGVKCKVFLADFHTFLNNKLGGKWDDIRWASENYFKQALIASLKCHGVDEGQVEFISGKELYENNLKHWETFMEVGKHVTLSRNLRSISIMGKKQGNDVDMATLFYPPLQVADIFTMGVNLAHAGMDQRKAHVVARQVAEKLTINPLKNKLGKVIAPIALHQNLIAGLVGPESVDLKQEAEEVAIDLKMSKSKPNSAVFIHDTPDEIRGKVKKAYGPPKEIRFNPIINWVESLVFWGQENGEFRVNRPERFGGDVIYTSVGELIADYEREKLFPLDLKNALSDWLIDKLEPARKHFEGDRAKAGLDKMKELLA
- a CDS encoding sortase produces the protein MIDFFKVTPKKRRVLIRSNKGVIYSNPPLPKKMVFYFGNFLFFIASGILVYLYWPILYASGRYYLASRGFQQVVDQTPPYSVSPTPGVGVTAYIDSEYLISIPKIMAESQVIASVSPFDKTEYLRVLENNVVAQAKDTSPPGSGAGNMTYIFAHSTQQGFDMVRKNAVFYLLGELTNEDQFLIRYSGNSYIYMVYDKKVVSAGEVEYLKYNDPEKEVVILQTCWPIGTDWKRLLVFAQRVN
- a CDS encoding GreA/GreB family elongation factor, whose product is MTNKTLLTQSGFNQLSQELLNLKQKEEHLVTQIEEVAQPDESGEDGLATQLKEELELVSGKIENLEEALEMSQIINGKTPKNGVVQIGSKVKIKISGKKELEFNIVSHLEADPNQNKISDQSPLGQALIGCKIHDEVEIEAPIGKLTYKIISIS